The following DNA comes from Cellulophaga sp. HaHa_2_95.
GTAGTTCCTGAAGAGTTGTTCCCAACCATTCCGCCAATCATACAACGGTTTGCTGTGGACGTATTGGGGCCGAAAAATAAGCCATATGGCTCTAAGTAGGTGTTTAATTCATCACGTATCACTCCTGGTTGTACTGTGACTTGCATTTTTTCTTTGTCAACAGAAATGATTTTCGTAAAATGTACAGAAACATCTACTACAATTCCATCACCTACACATTGCCCTGCTAGAGAAGTACCTGCCGTTCTAGGTATTAATCCGATATTGTGTTCTTTAGCAAATAAAATTAATTTTTGAAGGTCAGAAGTGCTTTTCGGGAAAGCAACAGCTAAAGGTGTTTTTCTATAAACCGATGCGTCAGTGGCATATAGGGCTTTTGATAGTTTGTCTATTCTTAATTCTCCTTCTAAACGCTCTTTGAGGTCGTGTAATGATGCAGTTTCCAATCTAAAAATAATTTGAATGCTAAATTAAGTTTTTATTAACTACAGAACGCAAGTAAAATCCTATTTTTGGTGTTAATATTTAAATAAAAAAGAATGAAATTGTTAAAATTAAGCCTCTTGGCTCTTTTGATTTTTCCAGCATTAGTAAGTGCTCAAAGCATGTCTGATCATACTATTGGTTTAAGACTCGGAGATAGTGATGGTTTAGGAGCCGAAATATCGTATCAAAAATCATTAAGCAGAAATAATCGTTTAGAGGTAAACTTAGGTTTCCGAGATAGTCGTGCTTATGATGCTTTTAAATTATCAGGTTTGTACGAATGGGTTTTACCTTTAGAAGGTGATTTTAACTGGTACTATGGTGTTGGTGGTGGTTTAGGAAATGTAAACTTTGAGCGGAGACCTTCAGATACAAATCCTAATGGAGAAGAAGTAGATGGCGGACTCTTTGTTTTTGCTGCAGGTAATATTGGTGTGGAATATAATTTTGATTTTCCGCTGGTAATTTCTTTAGATATGCGCCCTGAAATTGGGTTATTAGGATATAGTGAATTTTCAGATAGTTTTGATTTTGATATTGGATTAGGAATTAGATATCAGTTTTAAACGGTAAATATTATTAAAGCTAAGAATATGAATGTATTAGATTGTCTTTTTTTTAATAACAATATATAATTACATTTGCGAGAATTAAATTTAGAAATCATAATGAGAAAAGTAATATTAGGATTATTTGCCACTGCCCTATTAGTATCTTGTAATAGTAATCCTGACGGATTTTCTATTGAAGCTACAGTCAATGGAGAGATAGAAAATGGAACAAAAGTATTTCTTAAAAAAATAAACGAAGTAAACCAACCTGTAGATGTAGATACGACTACAGTAGAAAATGGAAAGTTTGTTTTTAAGGGTACAGCAGATTCTTTAGACTTACAATATATTTTCATAGATAAACTTCAGGGTAATATTCCTGTAATGATTGAGAAAGGAACTATTGATGTCGTTTTTCAAAAAGATAGCTTAGGTTTTGCTAAAGTTGAAGGAACGGAGCAAAATGAATTGTTTGGTAAATTCTTAGACAATAGTAGATCATTCTCTAAGAGAGCAATGTCTATGCGAAGTGATTTTGAAAAAGCGAGAGCTTCCGGAGATCTTGCGACACAAGAAGCGTTACAGGCAGAAAGCATGGAAATGCAAGAACAAGCTAAGAATTTTGAACTTACGTATATCAAAGAGAACCCGAATGCGTATGTTTCTGTCTTAATTTTAGAGCGCGTATTAATGAGTAAGGGGTTAGCTGAAGATGAGATTTCTAAAATCTATGAGGCATTTACTCCAGAAATTAAAGCTACTGCTACCGCAAAAAGAATAGAAAAACAATTATCGCTTACGAAAAGTACAGCGATAGGTTCTAAAGCTCCTGATTTTTCTGCGCCAACTCCTGATGGAAAACAATTGGCTTTGAAAGATGCTTTAGGAAAAGTTACTATCGTAGATTTTTGGGCTGGATGGTGTAGACCATGTAGAGCAGAAAATCCTAACTTGGTGCGTGTTTACAATAAGTATAAAGAAAGCGGATTAAGTATTCTAGGGGTGTCTTTAGATAAAACAAAAGAAGAATGGACAACTGCTATTGCTGCAGATAGCTTAACATGGAACCATGTTTCTAATGTTCAATATTTTGATGAAATTGCTAAATTGTACAATGTAAGAGCTATTCCTGCAATGTTCATTTTAGATGAAAATGGTGTAATTATCGCAAAAGACTTAAGAGGTCCAGAATTAGAAAGTAAGATTGCTGAACTTATGGGGAATATCTAAACCCTTAAAAGTTTTTACTATAAAAAAAAGCTCCAATTTGAAATTCAAATTGGAGCTTTTTTTTATCTTACTAAAAGATCAAATTAAAATCTATTTAGCATATCGTTAAACTCTCCTTTTACCACAGCGGTGTCAGCTTTAGTAACTTCACCCGTTATGTACGCTCTAGAGCTAGCACCCAAGAATTCAATAGTAGCACCATCGCCTAAGATTAAATCACCGTAAATAACTAAGTCGCCCTCTATAACCAGCGTTGCATTACTAGCAACAGTAATATCTTTAGTACTTCTATTGTTTCCTACGATAATAGCGCCTTTCATTTCAAATAAACTATCCGTATTTAACGCTACACCAGTACTTACTGTCCAGCTACCACATAGCAATAAATCTCCAGAAACATCTACTTGTCTTAATCGCTTAGAACCTTGGTAAGCCATAGTTTCATTAGCAGGCACTGTTATATTAGAACTACCTCTGTATGAGGTTAAATCTTCACATTTACTTTCTAAGCTCTGATTTGGTTTGTTCATTTTAATAATCTGTAAACCAGCGGTACCAGAAGCTGCAAAAATATAATCTCCTTTAGAGGCGACGAAGTTAATAGAGCCATCTAAATCTATAATTCCAACGGGAGTTGTACTTCCGCTAGATTCTTCGGAAAGAGAAAGTCCAGCGCCACCATTAGCCATTAAGATAGCACTTTCATTTACGGCAACGGCATTAGTTACATTATCTGAAACATCAGACCCTTCAGGGTTTATTAAAATTGGAATGTATTCTACAAAAGCTCCAGTACTAGCATTGTAAATACCCGCGCCTTTAGAGCCTTCAGAAACAAATAGTTTATCATTAGAAAAATCTAAGGTTCTTTTAGAAGCAATACCAAAATCAGAAGAAATAGCAATTTCTTTTACAAGAGAAAAATTAGCATCAAAAATAGAAACTCCCTTACTCGCATCTAATACAGCGATATTGTTATTTGCCATTGTTACCGAACGTAAATCAGATAATGGCAGTTCATTTAAAAGTGCTACAGTATTTTTATCATATACCGCTAATACGCCATCTTCACCACTTGTTACATATATATTATTACCGTTGATAGCGATATCGGTAGCAATAAAACCTTCTTGGAAACCGTAAGTAATTCCGTTATTCACGTCAATACTTCCGTTAGAGGATGGTATTTTTGCTACAAAAGAGTTTGTTCTTGCAGTTGCAGAATTTTCGGCATCTACACCCCCAACAATATAAATATATCCACTGTCATAGGCGATAGCATTGATATCAGCATTACTATAATATAACCTAGAAGTTATTTTAGGGCTATAAGGATCGCTAACGTCTACCGCATCAATGGCACCTACATAATCAGATTCAACTGTATTATAAGATACATATGCAATATCATCTACAATGTTTACATGCGTTGCGGTTAAATTTTCTCCACCAGAAAAACTAGGAGGTGTAATTTGAGCAATTAAAGAAAGAGGATAATCTCCGGCTAAAGGGTCTCCGTCTTTACTTGTTTTACCTGATAAATCCTCTTCACTAGATATATCAATAACTCCAGCATTTTCATAGCTGATACTTCTATTTAAAAAATCTTGATTATTTTCTGAACTTACATTACTCTGCTCATCTTCAAAAACAGTTGTTTCTTCAGAACATGATGCAATAAAAACTAGCGAAAAAGCCAGTAGTAGGGAAACTTTTCTCATAATTACGTAGGTTGAATAAGAGTTTGGGCACTCTAACAACGGCAAAACTATGAATTTATGTTTCTGTAAGTCAGAAATTTCGACGAACGACGCTTTTTCTATCGTTTATCGGTAGAATATTACCGATAAACTAAATTTTTCCCAACTTCTGAAGCACAAACAAGGCAATAATAGGAATAGCGAGCAATCCTACCATCAAAGGATCTTGCAGTGCTAGGCCTGGCATGAGTATTAAGGTTGTAGCATACCCACCAACGGCACCACCAAAATGAGCGGTGTGTCCAATATTACCTAGTCTACTCTTCATTCCATAAATAGAATAGATAAGATAGCCTATTCCAAAAACCCAACCTGGAATAATAAAATTTATTTGCATCCAAGGATCTAATAAAATAGCAGCATATAAAATTCCTGTTACAGCTCCACTTGCTCCAACAGCTGTGTAATAATCTTCATCCTTATGAAATACCATGGATAGTAAACTACCTGCAATTAAGCTAATCACATAAATAATTACAAACTTTACAGCTCCCAACCATGCGATTACGATGGGTGCAAAAAAGAACAAGGTGAACATGTTAAAAAATAAATGCGAAAAGTCTACATGTAAAAACCCAGAAGAAAACATCCGTTCTTTTTGTCCTGCTTTTATAGCACCTACGCTAAATTTATAGCGGTCAAAAAAATTAACATCATTGAATCCTTTTATGGAAACCAATA
Coding sequences within:
- a CDS encoding TlpA disulfide reductase family protein, producing MRKVILGLFATALLVSCNSNPDGFSIEATVNGEIENGTKVFLKKINEVNQPVDVDTTTVENGKFVFKGTADSLDLQYIFIDKLQGNIPVMIEKGTIDVVFQKDSLGFAKVEGTEQNELFGKFLDNSRSFSKRAMSMRSDFEKARASGDLATQEALQAESMEMQEQAKNFELTYIKENPNAYVSVLILERVLMSKGLAEDEISKIYEAFTPEIKATATAKRIEKQLSLTKSTAIGSKAPDFSAPTPDGKQLALKDALGKVTIVDFWAGWCRPCRAENPNLVRVYNKYKESGLSILGVSLDKTKEEWTTAIAADSLTWNHVSNVQYFDEIAKLYNVRAIPAMFILDENGVIIAKDLRGPELESKIAELMGNI
- a CDS encoding rhomboid family intramembrane serine protease, whose protein sequence is MDSIDLVTVGIIAINLLVSIKGFNDVNFFDRYKFSVGAIKAGQKERMFSSGFLHVDFSHLFFNMFTLFFFAPIVIAWLGAVKFVIIYVISLIAGSLLSMVFHKDEDYYTAVGASGAVTGILYAAILLDPWMQINFIIPGWVFGIGYLIYSIYGMKSRLGNIGHTAHFGGAVGGYATTLILMPGLALQDPLMVGLLAIPIIALFVLQKLGKI